The following DNA comes from Streptomyces sp. NBC_00273.
AGCTCAACCACTGCGCCTTCTGCCTCGACATGCACACCAAGGACGCGATCGCCGCAGGTGAGAGCGTCGAACGCATCATCCAGCTGGGCGCCTGGGAGGAGTCGCGGCACTTCTACACCGAGAAGGAGCTCGCCGCGATCGAGTTCACCGAGGCCGTCACCGTCCTGACGGACGGCTTCGTGCCCGACGAGGTCTACGAGAAGGCCGCCAAGCAGTTCGAGGAGCGCGAGCTCGCCCAGCTGATCGCCGTCATCGCGACGATCAACGTCTGGAACCGCATCGGCGTCACCACCCGCATGGTGCCGGGCCACTACACCCCGGGCATGTACAAGTAGGACCGGTCGTTGCGGACGGGTCATTCCGGCCTGAACGACTCCACGG
Coding sequences within:
- a CDS encoding carboxymuconolactone decarboxylase family protein — protein: MTTTHEHAPEHTPRMHMAKLAPEVYKAVLALEIASKKGLDPSLVELVKIRASQLNHCAFCLDMHTKDAIAAGESVERIIQLGAWEESRHFYTEKELAAIEFTEAVTVLTDGFVPDEVYEKAAKQFEERELAQLIAVIATINVWNRIGVTTRMVPGHYTPGMYK